Proteins encoded by one window of Arachis ipaensis cultivar K30076 chromosome B04, Araip1.1, whole genome shotgun sequence:
- the LOC110271078 gene encoding uncharacterized protein LOC110271078: protein MTDRYVIFVFHHGRKFVSNGNGGLVYVNRKVEKFPEMDIDFINFDDLVKLYEGIGYPDYKAIYWFDNTASDIESRLHLLTGDSGICELCDHWIKNEEKDEFYVYFDHVVNGPEYVEEAGAGNAGTVNVECIELDDIYDNLTTSSSDDDYESTEGKPYKHPPSGYNDDSDDEESSGKEKRTKKKRSMTYKGKKVPLPKRKIKENKKDPLKRKDAPRKNRSNVVGKRPNVQPSVGPV, encoded by the coding sequence ATGACTGATAGATATGTGATTTTTGTTTTTCACCATGGAAGAAAGTTTGTGAGCAATGGTAATGGAGGACTTGTTTATGTGAATAGAAAAGTAGAAAAATTTCCAGAGATGGAcatagattttatcaactttgatGATTTGGTGAAGTTGTATGAGGGTATAGGATATCCTGACTACAAGGCAATATACTGGTTTGATAACACGGCGAGTGATATTGAATCTAGGCTTCATCTTTTAACAGGGGATAGTGGGATTTGTGAATTGTGTGACCATTGGAttaagaatgaagaaaaagatgaGTTCTATGTTTACTTTGATCATGTTGTCAATGGACCTGAGTATGTAGAGGAAGCAGGAGCTGGAAATGCAGGAACTGTGAATGTTGAGTGCATAGAACTAGATGATATCTATGATAATCTGACAACATCATCCTCTGATGACGACTATGAGAGCACGGAGGGCAAACCTTACAAACATCCACCTTCGGGGTATAATGATGACAGTGATGATGAGGAGAGCAGTGGAAAAGAGAAGCGtaccaaaaagaaaagaagtatgACTTACAAGGGAAAAAAAGTGCCTTTaccaaagagaaaaataaaagagaacaaGAAGGATCCACTAAAGAGGAAGGATGCACCAAGGAAGAATAGATCAAATGTTGTTGGAAAAAGACCTAATGTACAACCAAGTGTTGGCCCAGTGTAG